From the Maniola jurtina chromosome Z, ilManJurt1.1, whole genome shotgun sequence genome, one window contains:
- the LOC123880223 gene encoding uncharacterized protein LOC123880223 isoform X1, whose product MSFSGCLLCLNVILFHCRVAIGERTKLPRYAFDPNFKPAIVGSYSYDMVLGKFILPDRNSSTTDINLTDIIFSQPSSTSSPDDIYRKYVGITESKPFNLLRSQLSRNSSNL is encoded by the exons ATGTCGTTTTCTGGATGTTTACTTTGTCTAAatgttattttgtttca TTGTCGAGTGGCCATTGGAGAAAGGACAAAACTACCACGTTACGCATTTGATCCAAATTTTAAACC GGCGATCGTTGGATCTTATAGCTACGATATGGTGCTAGGAAAATTTATATTGCCTGACAGAAATAGCTCGACAACTGATATTAATTTAACTGATATCATTTTTAGTCAACCATCAAGCACTTCTAGTCCCGACGATATCTACAGAAAATACGTGGGAATAACTGAATCAAAACCATTCAACTTGTTACGCTCTCAGTTATCAAGAAATTCATCAAATCTTTA A
- the LOC123880223 gene encoding uncharacterized protein LOC123880223 isoform X2 has protein sequence MSFSGCLLCLNVILFHCRVAIGERTKLPRYAFDPNFKPQPSSTSSPDDIYRKYVGITESKPFNLLRSQLSRNSSNL, from the exons ATGTCGTTTTCTGGATGTTTACTTTGTCTAAatgttattttgtttca TTGTCGAGTGGCCATTGGAGAAAGGACAAAACTACCACGTTACGCATTTGATCCAAATTTTAAACC TCAACCATCAAGCACTTCTAGTCCCGACGATATCTACAGAAAATACGTGGGAATAACTGAATCAAAACCATTCAACTTGTTACGCTCTCAGTTATCAAGAAATTCATCAAATCTTTAA